A window of the Cystobacter ferrugineus genome harbors these coding sequences:
- a CDS encoding DMT family transporter, translating into MNPYVLLSISILVEVLATSSLRASEGFTRVVPSVVVVVGYGTAFYLMSQALKSLPLGFTYAVWSGVGTALTAMIGWFYFRDAFHWSALVGIGLIIAGVVVLNVGGAVRH; encoded by the coding sequence GTGAACCCCTATGTGCTGCTGAGCATTTCGATTCTCGTGGAGGTGCTGGCGACCTCCTCGTTGCGCGCGAGCGAGGGCTTCACCCGGGTGGTGCCGAGCGTCGTCGTGGTGGTGGGGTATGGCACGGCCTTCTACCTCATGAGTCAGGCGTTGAAGTCGCTGCCGCTCGGGTTCACGTACGCGGTGTGGAGCGGCGTGGGGACGGCCCTCACTGCCATGATTGGCTGGTTTTACTTCCGGGATGCGTTCCACTGGAGCGCGCTGGTGGGCATCGGCCTCATCATCGCGGGGGTGGTGGTGCTCAACGTGGGTGGAGCGGTGCGGCACTGA
- a CDS encoding 4-alpha-glucanotransferase → MPPVTLPEDYRRHVTAALAALNVRNLVLSLHDPSLPGAPGEDVGRGSPYAVGGQRFLEFAWELGFTGIQLGPQGQTTEDNPSPYDGTLFSRNVLNVALGELAREEPWGALLRPERVRAVIASRPGGESRVAHRHVFRVQEEALEEAWETFQFKRAQAQPGSVIARVAERFEDFQRENAQWLERDALYDVLCLEHGRSYWREWPSEWDRRLWNPRPSEEGAFAHRRQVLRAKHAARVEGYAFRQFIVHEQHRALRERTAAWGLKLYGDLQIGYSPRDAWAWQGLFLGSYLMGAPPSRTNPEGQPWNYPVLDPSRYHEPPGQPHVYEPAAKPGPVLWFMASRVNKMLAEYDGLRIDHPHGLVCPWVYRAGEVEPVRAVQNGARLFASPDLPEHPELARYALVPPEGLDRSVPRYADGWVRELSPEQVTRYSALFDAIIAAVHAQGRQVSDLLCEVLSTMPYPLKRVLEQYGLGRFRVTQKADLTNPRDVYRGENAAPADWIMLGNHDTKSIWALAERWFAVGEARAQADYLAWRLHPEEEGREAFARRLVEERGMLVQAKFADLFVSRAENVMVFFADLLGLKETYNAPGTVSDENWSLRIPQEYRREYGEKLERDAALNLPGALALALRAVKPELQPLIENLERLAARLRRG, encoded by the coding sequence ATGCCTCCCGTGACTCTTCCCGAAGACTACCGACGCCATGTGACGGCGGCCCTGGCCGCGCTCAACGTGCGCAATCTGGTGCTGAGCCTGCACGACCCGAGCCTGCCGGGAGCGCCTGGAGAGGACGTGGGCCGGGGCTCGCCCTATGCGGTGGGGGGCCAGCGCTTCCTCGAGTTCGCGTGGGAGCTGGGCTTCACCGGCATCCAACTGGGCCCGCAGGGGCAGACGACGGAGGACAACCCCTCGCCGTATGACGGGACGCTCTTCTCGCGCAACGTGTTGAACGTGGCGCTCGGCGAGCTCGCGCGGGAGGAGCCCTGGGGGGCGCTGTTGCGGCCCGAGCGGGTGCGCGCCGTCATCGCGTCCCGGCCCGGAGGCGAGTCGCGCGTCGCGCACCGCCACGTCTTCCGGGTGCAGGAGGAGGCGCTGGAGGAGGCGTGGGAGACGTTCCAGTTCAAGCGGGCCCAGGCGCAGCCGGGCAGTGTCATCGCGCGAGTGGCCGAGCGCTTCGAGGACTTCCAGCGAGAGAACGCGCAGTGGCTGGAGCGGGATGCGCTCTATGACGTGTTGTGCCTGGAGCATGGCCGTTCGTACTGGCGGGAGTGGCCGAGCGAGTGGGACCGGCGGCTGTGGAATCCGCGTCCGAGCGAGGAGGGGGCGTTCGCCCATCGCCGGCAGGTGCTGCGCGCCAAGCACGCGGCGCGGGTGGAGGGGTATGCCTTCCGGCAGTTCATCGTGCACGAGCAGCACCGGGCGTTGCGCGAGCGCACGGCGGCATGGGGTCTGAAGCTGTATGGGGACCTGCAGATTGGCTATTCGCCGCGGGACGCGTGGGCGTGGCAGGGGCTGTTCCTGGGCTCGTATCTGATGGGGGCGCCGCCCAGCCGCACCAATCCCGAGGGACAGCCGTGGAACTATCCGGTGTTGGATCCCTCGCGCTACCACGAGCCGCCCGGGCAGCCGCATGTCTACGAGCCGGCGGCGAAGCCTGGCCCGGTGTTGTGGTTCATGGCCTCGCGGGTGAACAAGATGCTGGCCGAGTACGACGGGCTGCGCATCGACCATCCGCACGGGCTGGTGTGTCCCTGGGTGTACCGGGCGGGGGAGGTGGAGCCGGTGCGAGCGGTGCAGAACGGGGCGCGGCTGTTCGCGTCACCGGACCTGCCGGAGCATCCGGAGCTGGCGCGCTACGCGCTCGTGCCGCCGGAGGGGTTGGACCGCTCGGTGCCGCGCTACGCGGACGGGTGGGTGCGCGAGCTGTCACCGGAGCAGGTGACGCGCTACAGCGCGCTCTTCGACGCCATCATCGCGGCGGTGCACGCGCAGGGGCGTCAGGTGTCGGATCTGCTGTGCGAGGTGCTGAGCACCATGCCGTATCCGCTGAAGCGGGTGTTGGAGCAGTACGGGCTGGGGCGCTTCCGGGTGACGCAGAAGGCGGACCTGACGAATCCCCGGGACGTGTACCGGGGAGAGAACGCCGCGCCCGCGGATTGGATCATGCTGGGCAACCACGACACGAAGTCCATCTGGGCGCTGGCGGAGCGGTGGTTCGCGGTGGGCGAGGCGCGGGCACAGGCGGACTACCTGGCGTGGCGGCTGCATCCCGAGGAAGAGGGGCGGGAGGCCTTCGCCCGGCGGCTGGTGGAGGAGCGGGGGATGCTGGTGCAGGCGAAGTTCGCGGACCTGTTCGTCAGCCGGGCGGAGAACGTGATGGTGTTCTTCGCGGACCTGTTGGGGCTGAAGGAGACGTACAACGCGCCCGGCACGGTGAGCGACGAGAACTGGAGTCTGCGCATTCCCCAGGAGTACCGGCGCGAGTACGGGGAGAAGCTCGAGCGCGACGCGGCGCTGAACCTGCCCGGGGCGTTGGCGCTGGCGCTGCGCGCGGTGAAGCCGGAGCTCCAGCCGCTCATCGAGAACCTGGAGCGGCTGGCGGCGCGCTTGCGGCGCGGGTAG
- a CDS encoding AMIN-like domain-containing (lipo)protein — translation MKRRGCSLSAVGLAACLALAGCKEAAPPAPATPPAKTQTPPAPPPSAPASATDSATAPPASTPPPAAEPPAAKEPEWIQAKTNVPRSGQKSATLREVRAARNEGFDRVVFQFDGETLPGYRIEYLDGPAIRCGSGDPTEVAGQGRLQISLQPAQAHDENGQVTIASRERTAALPVLQELEQTCDFEGEVTWVLGVKQPQAYRVLELHAPTRIVVDVRH, via the coding sequence ATGAAGCGCAGGGGATGCTCGCTGTCGGCCGTGGGACTCGCGGCCTGTCTCGCACTCGCGGGCTGCAAGGAAGCGGCTCCTCCCGCTCCCGCGACTCCTCCCGCGAAGACCCAGACACCCCCCGCTCCCCCGCCGAGCGCTCCAGCCTCGGCCACCGATTCCGCGACCGCCCCGCCTGCGTCCACCCCGCCTCCCGCGGCAGAACCCCCGGCGGCGAAGGAGCCCGAGTGGATCCAGGCGAAAACCAACGTCCCGCGCTCCGGCCAGAAGTCCGCGACGCTGCGCGAGGTGCGCGCCGCGCGCAACGAGGGCTTCGACCGCGTCGTCTTCCAGTTCGACGGTGAGACGCTGCCCGGCTACCGGATCGAGTACCTCGACGGGCCCGCCATCCGGTGCGGCTCCGGAGACCCCACGGAAGTCGCCGGACAGGGCCGCCTGCAGATAAGCCTCCAGCCCGCCCAGGCCCACGACGAGAACGGCCAGGTCACCATTGCCAGCCGCGAGCGCACCGCCGCCCTCCCCGTGCTCCAGGAGTTGGAGCAGACGTGCGACTTCGAGGGTGAGGTCACCTGGGTGCTCGGCGTGAAGCAGCCCCAGGCCTATCGCGTCCTCGAGTTGCACGCCCCCACCCGCATCGTGGTGGACGTGCGCCACTGA
- a CDS encoding CHRD domain-containing protein — protein sequence MNTRYTMHQAVRMLVGVALVGLVGCGGSGYIATTQMSGSDAVPAANTDARGTATAELKGGELIVQGTFTGLRSNLYEVSGSSVHVYKGAVGVAGGIVFGLQVTTTDQRNGSFRGTQKLSSEDEEAFRNGQLYVNVHTADNRGGELRGQLVPVEVD from the coding sequence ATGAATACGCGTTACACGATGCATCAGGCGGTGCGGATGCTGGTGGGAGTGGCACTCGTTGGGCTGGTCGGCTGCGGCGGTTCCGGCTACATCGCCACCACCCAGATGTCGGGCTCCGACGCGGTGCCCGCGGCGAACACCGACGCCCGGGGCACGGCCACCGCCGAGCTCAAGGGAGGCGAGCTCATCGTCCAGGGCACCTTCACCGGCCTGCGGAGCAACCTGTACGAGGTGTCCGGCAGCTCGGTCCACGTCTACAAGGGAGCGGTCGGCGTGGCGGGAGGCATCGTCTTCGGCCTCCAGGTCACCACCACCGACCAGCGCAACGGCAGCTTCCGGGGTACCCAGAAGCTCAGCTCCGAGGATGAGGAGGCCTTCAGGAACGGGCAGCTCTACGTGAACGTCCACACCGCGGACAACCGGGGTGGAGAACTCCGCGGCCAGCTCGTCCCCGTCGAGGTGGATTGA
- a CDS encoding pyridoxal phosphate-dependent aminotransferase: MALDLNPLFGPWRDDTVGTMARGLQGSEILRIAAEIRELVAQGRQVCNLTVGDFSSREFPIPAVLGEGIAQALKAGETNYPPSDGMLALRQSVQRYYERALGLKYPLDSVLITAGARPIIYGVYRSVLDAGDTVVYPVPSWNNNHYAHMMGARSVEVKTDAEHGFMPTVEQLAPHLSQARLLCLCSPLNPTGTMISPEAMKAIGQRVVEENRQREARGARPLLVMYDHIYWTLTIGQSRHVTPVELVPELAPYTVFVDGVSKAFAATGLRVGWTVGPPSIISRMKDVLGHVGAWAPKAEQVAVARFLDDAPAVSAYLETMRRRVDERLTALHQGLSAMRAAGLPVLSIPPQGAIYLTARFELLGKAGLRTNTDIRKLLLEKAGFALVPFQAFGLMEDTGWFRLSVGAVSVEDIQAALPRVEAVLREVVK, encoded by the coding sequence ATGGCTCTCGATCTCAATCCCCTGTTTGGCCCCTGGCGGGACGACACCGTCGGCACGATGGCGCGAGGACTCCAGGGCAGTGAAATCCTCCGCATCGCGGCGGAGATCCGCGAACTGGTGGCCCAGGGGCGGCAGGTGTGCAACCTCACGGTGGGCGACTTCAGCTCCCGCGAGTTTCCCATCCCCGCGGTCCTGGGCGAGGGCATCGCCCAGGCGCTCAAGGCGGGCGAGACGAACTATCCGCCCTCGGATGGCATGCTGGCGCTGCGTCAGTCCGTGCAGCGCTACTACGAGCGGGCGCTGGGCTTGAAGTACCCGCTGGACAGCGTGCTCATCACCGCGGGCGCGCGGCCCATCATCTATGGCGTCTACCGCTCGGTGCTGGACGCGGGCGACACGGTCGTCTACCCGGTGCCCTCGTGGAACAACAACCACTACGCGCACATGATGGGGGCGCGGTCCGTGGAGGTGAAGACGGACGCCGAGCACGGCTTCATGCCCACGGTGGAGCAACTGGCGCCGCACCTGTCCCAGGCCCGGCTGTTGTGCCTGTGCAGCCCGCTCAACCCCACGGGGACGATGATCTCCCCCGAGGCCATGAAGGCCATTGGCCAGCGCGTGGTGGAGGAGAACCGCCAGCGCGAGGCGCGGGGCGCCCGGCCGCTGCTGGTGATGTACGATCACATCTACTGGACGCTCACCATCGGCCAGTCGCGGCACGTGACGCCGGTGGAGCTGGTGCCGGAGCTGGCCCCCTACACGGTGTTCGTGGATGGCGTCTCCAAGGCGTTCGCCGCCACGGGCTTGCGCGTGGGCTGGACGGTGGGGCCCCCGTCCATCATCTCGCGGATGAAGGACGTGCTGGGCCACGTGGGCGCCTGGGCTCCCAAGGCCGAGCAGGTGGCGGTGGCGCGCTTCCTGGATGACGCGCCGGCCGTGTCGGCCTACCTGGAGACGATGCGGCGGCGGGTGGACGAGCGGCTGACGGCGCTGCACCAGGGCCTCTCGGCGATGCGCGCGGCGGGGCTGCCCGTGCTCTCCATTCCTCCCCAGGGCGCCATCTACCTGACCGCCCGCTTCGAGCTCCTCGGCAAGGCGGGGCTGCGCACCAACACCGACATCCGCAAGCTGCTGCTGGAGAAGGCGGGCTTCGCGCTGGTGCCCTTCCAGGCCTTCGGCCTCATGGAGGACACCGGGTGGTTCCGCCTGTCGGTCGGAGCCGTGTCGGTGGAAGACATCCAGGCGGCACTGCCTCGTGTGGAGGCGGTGCTGCGCGAGGTGGTGAAGTAG
- a CDS encoding DNA topoisomerase 3: MGDGARGVLAVVAEKPSMARDIARALGARDQGEGCFRGNGYVVTWAIGHLVGLAQPHEMRPEWKRWQRELLPMLPGDWPLVVEEKTASQFQVVRRVMNASEVDAVVCATDAGREGELIFRYIYEAAGCRKPVRRLWVSSLTENAIREGFRTLKPGRDYEPLADAARGRSRADWLVGMNLSRLYTLACGDTFSVGRVQTPTLAMVVERELAIRDFVPQEYLEVLATFDPAGPEAPGRYQGTWFRPALPGKEKEWDAREARRLPADGEEARAVVARVKTGRAIVESITSETKRMAPPLLYDLTELQRHANRLYGYSAQRTLELAQALYEKHKLLSYPRTSSRHLSQEIARTLPQVVAAIRAPWEAQLAPGTGTRALGRRFVDDAKVTDHHALIPTTTPPGDARLSVEERNIYELVCRRLLAAWHEDFVWSVTTVITAVTSPGADPAVPTVDRFHSAGTLVERQGWKVLDVGGGQRAPKPREAAKAKKDGEAEAEEPEDEQELPPGLVKGLVRTVREVKPVSKRTRPPPRLSDASLLTAMETAGRALDDKELADAMRESGLGTPATRAAIIETLLDRGYLVRRGKSFEATEKGIGLIRVVHPDVKSPAMTGQWEAWLRRIEGGSGDLDSFLRGIEAYVIEVVGKVPPSISLPPGALSPSSRPAPAVASSVTTPVKKGKRASTSDEISASSPLRQPALALPGTVRPERTVRPRTPPSELRGLLKSVFGFPDFRPYQEAVCRTATEGKDLLLVMPTGAGKSLCYQLPGLARAGTTLVISPLIALMEDQVARLQSLGLAADRIHSGRDRASSRQVCADYLEGRLDFLFIAPERLGVPGFVELLARRTPALVAVDEAHCISQWGHDFRPDYRLLGARLPMLRPAPVIALTATATPDVQRDILQQLGLEGAGTSPARTFIHGFRRTNISIEVRELNPSQRSDAIRELLADPSHRPAIVYAATRKHAEQYAERLGADFRTGTYHAGMSTSERDAMQTAFLGGRLDVIVATTAFGMGIDKADVRTVVHAALPASLEGYYQELGRAGRDGLPSRAVLLHGFIDRRTHEFFHQRDYPEPAVLERLYRAAREEPEPKEALAARVRLESDVFDKALEQLWIHGGVELSPDESVRQGKPGWKTSYSAQRAHKQAQLEHMARYAESHGCRMKHLVAHFGDVQDSGAACGLCDVCAPQACATLRFGAPSAAESQALTRILGALHERDAQATGRLHRELFGEALPRRDFERLLGGLVRAGLVRLSEDTFDKDGQIITFQRVALTPEGRRTRAPAEGLVQLPLPPEEAPARGRRDSRAPARKSRGGRRGSRRKASVRPELEYEAAETPAPRGREALSRALERSRSRRAGAAMDEAPPQLVEALKAWRLTEARRRRVPAFRILTDRVLGAIASARPRDGAALQRIHGVGPTLTERYGETILALVGRMPV; the protein is encoded by the coding sequence ATGGGTGATGGAGCACGGGGTGTGCTGGCCGTGGTGGCGGAGAAGCCTTCCATGGCGCGCGACATCGCCCGGGCGTTGGGCGCGCGCGATCAGGGGGAGGGGTGCTTCCGCGGCAACGGCTACGTGGTGACGTGGGCCATCGGCCACCTGGTGGGACTGGCGCAGCCGCACGAGATGCGGCCCGAGTGGAAGCGCTGGCAGCGCGAGCTGCTGCCCATGCTGCCGGGCGACTGGCCGCTGGTGGTGGAGGAGAAGACGGCGAGCCAGTTCCAGGTGGTGCGCCGGGTGATGAACGCCTCCGAGGTGGACGCCGTGGTGTGCGCGACGGACGCCGGGCGCGAGGGCGAGCTCATCTTCCGCTACATCTACGAGGCCGCCGGGTGCCGCAAGCCGGTGCGGCGCCTGTGGGTGTCCTCGCTGACGGAGAACGCCATCCGCGAGGGCTTCCGCACGCTCAAGCCGGGGCGGGACTACGAGCCCCTGGCGGACGCGGCGCGGGGCCGCAGCCGAGCGGACTGGCTGGTGGGAATGAACCTGTCGCGCCTGTACACGCTCGCCTGTGGGGACACGTTCTCGGTGGGGCGGGTGCAGACGCCCACGCTGGCCATGGTGGTGGAGCGCGAGCTGGCCATCCGCGACTTCGTCCCCCAGGAGTACCTGGAGGTACTCGCCACCTTCGACCCGGCGGGTCCCGAGGCGCCAGGCCGTTACCAGGGCACCTGGTTCCGCCCCGCGCTCCCCGGCAAGGAGAAGGAGTGGGACGCACGCGAGGCCCGGCGTCTGCCCGCGGACGGCGAGGAGGCTCGCGCGGTGGTGGCGCGCGTGAAGACGGGCCGCGCCATCGTGGAGTCCATCACCTCGGAAACCAAGCGCATGGCGCCGCCGCTGCTCTACGATCTCACCGAGCTGCAGCGCCACGCCAACCGCCTGTATGGCTACAGCGCCCAGCGCACCCTGGAGCTGGCGCAGGCGCTCTACGAGAAGCACAAGCTGCTGAGCTACCCCCGCACCTCCAGCCGGCATCTGTCCCAGGAGATCGCCCGTACCCTGCCGCAGGTGGTGGCCGCCATCCGTGCTCCATGGGAGGCCCAGCTCGCGCCGGGCACTGGCACGCGTGCGCTCGGCCGCCGCTTCGTGGACGACGCGAAGGTGACGGACCACCACGCCCTCATCCCCACGACGACCCCACCCGGGGACGCGCGGCTGTCCGTGGAGGAGCGCAACATCTACGAGCTCGTCTGCCGGCGGCTGCTCGCGGCGTGGCACGAGGACTTCGTCTGGTCCGTGACGACCGTCATCACCGCCGTCACCTCGCCAGGCGCGGACCCCGCCGTGCCCACCGTGGACCGCTTCCACAGCGCGGGCACCCTGGTGGAGCGTCAGGGCTGGAAGGTGCTGGACGTGGGGGGCGGACAGCGCGCGCCCAAGCCCCGCGAGGCGGCCAAGGCGAAGAAGGACGGCGAGGCCGAGGCGGAGGAGCCGGAGGACGAGCAGGAACTGCCACCGGGGCTCGTGAAGGGGCTCGTGCGCACGGTGCGCGAGGTGAAGCCGGTGTCGAAGCGGACGCGGCCTCCCCCCCGGCTCTCGGACGCGAGCCTGCTCACGGCAATGGAAACGGCGGGTCGCGCGCTCGACGACAAGGAACTGGCGGACGCGATGCGCGAGTCGGGTCTGGGGACGCCCGCCACGCGCGCCGCCATCATCGAGACCCTGCTGGACCGGGGCTACCTCGTGCGGCGCGGCAAGTCGTTCGAGGCGACGGAGAAGGGCATCGGCCTCATCCGCGTGGTGCACCCGGACGTGAAGAGCCCGGCGATGACGGGCCAGTGGGAAGCGTGGTTGCGGCGCATCGAGGGCGGCAGTGGAGATCTCGACTCCTTCCTGCGCGGCATCGAGGCCTATGTCATCGAGGTGGTGGGCAAGGTGCCGCCCTCCATCTCCCTGCCACCCGGAGCGCTCTCCCCTTCGTCGCGCCCCGCCCCGGCCGTGGCCTCCTCCGTCACGACCCCCGTGAAGAAGGGCAAGCGCGCGAGCACCTCGGACGAGATCTCCGCGTCCTCCCCGCTCCGGCAGCCCGCGCTCGCCCTGCCCGGTACCGTCCGCCCCGAGCGCACGGTGCGCCCGCGCACGCCCCCCTCCGAGCTGCGGGGTCTGCTCAAGAGCGTGTTCGGCTTCCCGGACTTCCGCCCCTACCAGGAAGCGGTGTGCCGCACGGCCACCGAGGGCAAGGATCTGCTGCTGGTGATGCCCACCGGCGCGGGCAAGTCGCTGTGCTACCAGTTGCCGGGCCTCGCGCGCGCCGGGACGACGCTGGTCATCAGCCCCCTCATCGCGCTCATGGAGGACCAGGTGGCGCGCTTGCAGTCCCTGGGGCTCGCGGCGGATCGCATCCACTCCGGACGCGACCGCGCCTCGTCGCGCCAGGTGTGCGCGGACTACCTCGAGGGCCGGCTGGACTTCCTCTTCATCGCCCCCGAGCGGCTCGGCGTGCCGGGCTTCGTGGAGCTGCTCGCCCGGCGCACCCCCGCGCTCGTGGCGGTGGACGAGGCGCACTGCATCTCCCAGTGGGGTCATGACTTCCGCCCCGACTACCGGCTGCTGGGCGCCCGGCTGCCCATGCTGCGCCCCGCTCCCGTCATCGCCCTCACCGCCACGGCCACCCCCGACGTCCAGCGCGACATCCTCCAGCAACTGGGCCTCGAGGGCGCCGGCACCTCGCCCGCCCGCACCTTCATCCACGGCTTCCGGCGCACCAACATCTCCATCGAGGTGCGCGAGCTCAACCCGAGCCAGCGCTCCGACGCCATCCGCGAGCTGCTCGCCGACCCCTCCCACCGTCCCGCCATCGTCTACGCCGCCACGCGCAAGCACGCCGAGCAGTACGCGGAGCGGCTCGGCGCGGACTTCCGCACGGGCACCTACCACGCGGGCATGAGCACCTCGGAGCGCGACGCGATGCAGACGGCCTTCCTCGGCGGCCGCCTGGACGTCATCGTGGCGACGACCGCCTTCGGCATGGGCATCGACAAGGCGGACGTGCGCACCGTGGTGCATGCCGCGCTGCCCGCCAGCCTCGAGGGCTACTACCAGGAGCTGGGCCGCGCGGGCCGCGATGGTCTGCCCTCGCGCGCGGTGCTGCTGCACGGCTTCATCGACCGGCGCACCCACGAGTTCTTCCACCAGCGCGACTACCCCGAGCCCGCCGTGCTCGAGCGGCTCTACCGCGCCGCGCGCGAGGAGCCCGAGCCCAAGGAGGCGCTCGCGGCCCGGGTGCGCCTGGAGTCGGACGTCTTCGACAAGGCGCTCGAGCAATTGTGGATTCACGGCGGCGTGGAGCTGTCCCCGGACGAGTCCGTGCGCCAGGGCAAGCCCGGCTGGAAGACGTCGTACTCGGCGCAGCGCGCGCACAAGCAGGCGCAGCTCGAGCACATGGCCCGCTACGCCGAGTCGCATGGGTGCCGGATGAAACACCTCGTGGCGCACTTCGGTGATGTGCAGGACTCGGGTGCCGCCTGCGGCCTGTGCGACGTGTGCGCCCCCCAGGCGTGCGCCACCCTGCGCTTCGGCGCGCCCTCCGCCGCCGAGTCCCAGGCGCTCACCCGCATCCTCGGCGCGCTCCACGAGCGCGATGCCCAGGCCACCGGCCGGCTCCATCGGGAGCTGTTCGGTGAGGCGCTCCCCCGCCGTGACTTCGAGCGCCTGTTGGGGGGCCTGGTGCGTGCCGGGCTCGTGCGCCTGTCCGAGGACACCTTCGACAAGGACGGCCAGATCATCACCTTCCAGCGTGTGGCGCTCACCCCCGAGGGCCGCCGCACCCGCGCTCCCGCTGAGGGCCTCGTGCAACTGCCGCTGCCCCCCGAGGAGGCACCCGCTCGCGGTCGCCGGGACTCCCGCGCTCCGGCCAGGAAGTCCCGGGGCGGCCGCCGGGGCTCTCGCCGAAAGGCCTCGGTCCGGCCCGAGCTCGAATACGAGGCGGCCGAGACCCCGGCTCCTCGTGGCCGCGAGGCCCTGTCGCGGGCCCTGGAGCGCTCGCGCTCGCGGCGCGCCGGGGCGGCCATGGACGAGGCCCCGCCCCAGCTCGTGGAGGCGCTCAAGGCCTGGCGTCTCACCGAGGCGCGCAGGCGCCGCGTGCCCGCCTTCCGCATCCTCACCGACCGGGTGCTCGGAGCCATCGCCAGTGCCCGTCCCCGGGATGGGGCCGCCCTGCAACGCATCCACGGTGTCGGTCCCACTCTCACCGAGCGCTACGGCGAGACCATCCTCGCGCTCGTGGGCCGCATGCCCGTCTGA
- a CDS encoding DUF2378 family protein has product MPLQKLVFATAVEALFVRELGATLSGVGRRLLRDVGLDLDHPLEVAYPLAQWKAFLRTAAEVLYPHLPSVEAHWWMGIHFVEGYLQTSMGRVLAELAPVLGPRRMLERIGADLSSGNNFSEVRLVEHAPRYVELWMNDVLDDYSSFAAGLILRAQQMAGARNVSVDVWSFDGTAGTFLIRWREAAPRALFG; this is encoded by the coding sequence ATGCCGCTGCAGAAGCTGGTGTTCGCCACCGCTGTCGAGGCGCTGTTCGTGCGCGAGCTGGGCGCCACCCTGTCGGGGGTGGGCCGCAGGCTCCTGCGCGACGTGGGGCTGGACCTGGACCACCCCCTCGAGGTCGCCTACCCCCTGGCGCAATGGAAGGCCTTCCTGCGCACCGCCGCCGAGGTGCTCTACCCGCACCTGCCCTCCGTCGAGGCGCACTGGTGGATGGGCATCCACTTCGTGGAAGGCTACCTCCAGACGTCCATGGGGCGCGTGCTGGCGGAGCTGGCGCCGGTGCTCGGCCCCCGCCGGATGCTCGAGCGCATCGGGGCGGACCTGAGCAGCGGCAACAACTTCAGCGAGGTGCGCCTGGTGGAGCACGCCCCCCGCTACGTCGAGCTGTGGATGAACGACGTCCTCGACGACTACTCCTCCTTCGCCGCCGGTCTCATCCTCCGCGCCCAGCAGATGGCCGGAGCGCGCAACGTGTCCGTGGATGTGTGGTCCTTCGATGGCACCGCCGGCACCTTCCTCATCCGCTGGCGCGAGGCCGCTCCCCGCGCCCTGTTCGGATGA
- a CDS encoding M57 family metalloprotease translates to MRKISMALLAGAALVGCGGPETVEESARPMTFEEFKASAIKDEGNVWIVNGDEAVEDLQAYYDSVVARGDVGESTGGLAVYNTGSDIKWSATAAKNITYCVSKSSFGTRYNTVVSAMNSAAAAWEATANVNFVHNSSLDSNCTASQTGVVFDVRQVSGGSYTARAFFPNSSRSARNVLIDSSAFGNMGVWTLTGVLRHELGHTLGFRHEHTRLSSTGCYEDANWRALTSYDASSVMHYPQCKGTQKGDLVLTASDKTGARSLYP, encoded by the coding sequence ATGCGCAAGATTTCCATGGCGTTGCTGGCTGGTGCGGCTCTCGTTGGTTGCGGCGGTCCCGAGACGGTCGAGGAGAGTGCTCGTCCCATGACGTTCGAGGAGTTCAAGGCCTCGGCCATCAAGGACGAGGGGAACGTGTGGATCGTCAACGGCGACGAGGCGGTGGAGGATCTGCAGGCGTACTATGACTCTGTCGTGGCGCGCGGTGACGTGGGCGAGAGCACCGGTGGCCTGGCCGTGTACAACACCGGCAGCGACATCAAGTGGAGCGCCACCGCGGCCAAGAACATCACCTACTGTGTGAGCAAGAGTTCGTTCGGCACGCGCTACAACACCGTGGTGAGCGCGATGAACAGCGCCGCGGCCGCCTGGGAGGCCACCGCCAACGTCAACTTCGTGCACAACAGCTCCCTCGACTCCAACTGCACCGCGTCGCAGACGGGCGTGGTGTTCGACGTGCGCCAGGTGAGCGGCGGCTCCTACACGGCGCGCGCCTTCTTCCCCAACTCCAGCCGCTCGGCCCGCAACGTCCTCATCGACAGCAGCGCCTTCGGCAACATGGGCGTCTGGACGCTCACCGGCGTGCTGCGCCACGAGCTGGGCCACACGCTCGGCTTCCGCCACGAGCACACCCGCCTCTCCAGCACCGGCTGCTACGAGGACGCCAACTGGCGCGCCCTGACGAGCTACGACGCGTCCTCCGTCATGCACTACCCCCAGTGCAAGGGCACCCAGAAGGGTGATCTCGTGCTGACGGCCTCGGACAAGACCGGCGCCCGCTCGCTCTACCCGTAA